The Collimonas sp. PA-H2 genome contains a region encoding:
- a CDS encoding YheT family hydrolase has translation MSTSIFPASYPAPLWLPGGHLQTIYPATCISKPLVAYRRERWDTPDGDFIDIDFVDGQPGQPLVVLFHGLEGSSDSHYSRALMAQLAKLGWSGAVPHFRGCSGEINQAPRFYHSGDAEEVDWILRRLAASRAEKQFTKFYATGVSLGGNALLRWLGESQNEAKIVDAACAISAPLDLAGGGEALSHGFNMVYTRSFLRTMKSKSLDKLQQFPRLFDREKMLRSRDLYEFDNIVTAPLHGFRNTEDYWHRASAKLVMNDITIPTLVLNAKNDPFLPPRHLPPKAAASVTLEYPEQGGHVGFAVGNPPGRLDWLPQRMLRFLQES, from the coding sequence ATGAGCACTTCGATTTTCCCCGCGTCTTATCCGGCGCCGCTATGGCTGCCAGGCGGCCATCTGCAGACCATTTACCCCGCCACCTGCATCAGCAAGCCGCTAGTCGCTTACCGCCGTGAGCGCTGGGATACGCCGGACGGCGATTTCATCGACATCGATTTCGTCGACGGCCAGCCCGGACAACCGCTGGTGGTGCTGTTCCACGGCCTGGAAGGTTCATCCGACAGCCATTACAGCCGCGCCCTGATGGCGCAACTGGCCAAGCTGGGCTGGTCCGGCGCGGTGCCGCACTTCCGCGGCTGCTCGGGTGAAATCAACCAGGCGCCACGCTTTTATCACTCGGGCGACGCCGAGGAAGTCGACTGGATCCTGCGCCGGCTGGCGGCCAGCCGCGCGGAAAAGCAGTTCACCAAGTTCTACGCCACCGGCGTTTCGCTGGGCGGCAACGCGCTGCTGCGCTGGCTGGGCGAATCGCAGAATGAAGCCAAGATCGTCGACGCCGCCTGCGCCATCTCGGCGCCGCTCGACCTGGCCGGCGGCGGCGAAGCTTTGTCGCACGGTTTCAACATGGTGTATACGCGCTCTTTCCTGCGCACCATGAAAAGCAAGTCGCTCGACAAGCTACAGCAATTCCCGCGCCTGTTCGACCGCGAAAAAATGCTGCGCTCGCGCGACCTCTACGAATTCGACAACATCGTCACCGCACCGCTGCACGGCTTCCGCAATACCGAAGACTACTGGCACCGCGCCAGCGCCAAGCTGGTGATGAACGATATTACGATCCCGACGCTGGTGCTCAACGCCAAGAACGACCCCTTCCTGCCGCCGCGCCACCTGCCGCCCAAAGCCGCCGCCAGCGTCACCCTGGAATATCCGGAACAAGGCGGCCACGTCGGCTTCGCCGTCGGCAACCCACCCGGCCGCCTGGACTGGCTGCCGCAGCGCATGCTGCGCTTTTTGCAGGAAAGCTGA